The following coding sequences lie in one Synechococcus sp. CC9902 genomic window:
- a CDS encoding YraN family protein, translating to MGRPGNSDRRVGHQGLTKQQIQGDRAEEIAFQLLQRKGWVLLDRNWSCRWGELDLVLQKDQRLLVVEVKGRTAQRHDRGGLDAFHSHKRRRLARAINCWRSHHPDAGHQLLQVVLALVNLSGSATRVRWLAIHQLS from the coding sequence ATGGGACGTCCTGGGAATTCAGATAGACGTGTAGGGCATCAGGGTTTGACCAAGCAACAGATTCAGGGGGATCGAGCCGAAGAGATCGCTTTCCAGCTTTTGCAACGCAAGGGCTGGGTGTTGCTCGATCGGAACTGGTCCTGCCGTTGGGGGGAATTGGATCTGGTGCTGCAGAAAGATCAACGCTTGTTGGTTGTGGAGGTGAAAGGTCGGACGGCTCAACGGCATGACCGAGGCGGTTTGGATGCCTTTCACAGCCATAAGCGACGACGCTTGGCGCGGGCGATTAACTGTTGGCGATCCCACCATCCAGATGCTGGTCATCAGCTCCTTCAGGTGGTGTTGGCCCTCGTCAACCTGTCCGGCTCCGCAACACGCGTGCGCTGGTTGGCCATTCATCAATTGAGTTGA
- a CDS encoding pentapeptide repeat-containing protein, with the protein MRRRPLALLAALLLLLTPLLYAAAPVRAAVDVAKQVLIGADYANKDLVGATFNLSNLREADLSGSDLRGASLYGAKLQDADLSDTDLREATLDSAVMTGTNLSNAVMEGAFAFNTRFKDVVITGADFTDVPMRPDQLKSLCSVADGTNPVTGRSTRESLGCS; encoded by the coding sequence ATGCGTCGCCGACCGCTGGCTTTGTTAGCTGCATTGCTTCTTCTACTAACGCCTCTCCTTTACGCCGCAGCGCCAGTACGCGCGGCGGTGGATGTTGCGAAGCAAGTGCTGATTGGTGCTGATTACGCCAACAAAGATCTCGTCGGGGCCACCTTCAACCTCAGCAATCTTCGCGAAGCCGATCTCTCCGGCTCCGATCTCCGTGGAGCCAGTTTGTACGGGGCCAAGCTCCAGGATGCCGACCTCAGCGACACCGACCTGCGTGAAGCCACCTTGGATTCAGCGGTCATGACCGGAACCAACCTCAGCAATGCAGTGATGGAAGGTGCCTTTGCTTTCAACACCCGTTTCAAAGATGTTGTGATTACCGGGGCTGACTTCACCGATGTCCCCATGCGCCCTGATCAGCTGAAAAGTCTTTGCAGCGTGGCTGACGGCACTAACCCCGTTACCGGCCGGAGCACCCGCGAAAGCCTTGGCTGCAGCTGA
- a CDS encoding 23S rRNA (pseudouridine(1915)-N(3))-methyltransferase RlmH: MNPSRCRILAVGKVRRDWIQKGIELYLKRLPGLTVTELRDSSPEKEADSIRAALRPDETLIALMEQGECLGSIPFARRLKQFENERLVFVIGGADGLTAELKLQAQWQLSLSPLTFPHELARLMLVEQLFRAQSIVQGRPYHRA, from the coding sequence TTGAATCCCTCACGCTGTCGGATTTTGGCGGTGGGCAAAGTTCGCCGCGATTGGATTCAAAAGGGAATTGAGTTGTATCTGAAGCGCCTCCCAGGCCTCACCGTGACGGAACTACGGGACAGTTCCCCCGAAAAAGAAGCCGACAGCATTCGTGCCGCCCTACGTCCTGATGAGACCTTGATTGCCCTGATGGAACAAGGGGAGTGCTTGGGATCGATTCCCTTTGCCAGGCGGTTGAAGCAGTTCGAGAACGAACGACTTGTTTTTGTGATTGGTGGTGCCGATGGACTCACCGCTGAGCTCAAGTTGCAGGCGCAATGGCAACTGAGCTTGTCGCCACTGACCTTTCCCCATGAACTGGCTCGACTGATGCTGGTTGAGCAACTGTTTCGTGCCCAGTCCATCGTGCAAGGACGTCCCTACCACCGCGCTTAA
- a CDS encoding 2OG-Fe(II) oxygenase, whose product MLQVVDNLLPPIALQELRDLCNIHERLKQQHPSDALFSWRPDSGRARSSHAPEQQAAMDTYLHQHLRPLVSPWCPQATGAEWWCNTNNHLDWHIDKDEVSYRENGRYSLPLLSTVFYPHVSCAGGELLVADNPPVTQEQTGPPPHFRSVISVPPVLNRLVIFSPGILHRINPLEGERYSVAVNLWSHEPLTTQESAPPA is encoded by the coding sequence ATGCTGCAAGTAGTAGACAACTTATTACCGCCGATCGCCCTGCAGGAGTTGCGCGACCTCTGCAACATTCATGAGCGCCTCAAACAACAGCATCCCAGCGACGCCTTATTTAGTTGGCGGCCTGATTCCGGCAGGGCACGGTCGTCCCATGCACCGGAGCAACAAGCCGCAATGGACACCTACCTGCACCAACACTTGCGTCCTCTTGTTTCCCCTTGGTGCCCCCAAGCCACCGGCGCGGAATGGTGGTGCAACACCAATAACCACCTCGACTGGCATATCGACAAAGACGAGGTGAGCTACCGCGAGAACGGCCGCTACTCCCTACCCCTTCTTTCCACCGTTTTTTATCCGCACGTGAGTTGCGCAGGTGGTGAGCTTCTTGTGGCCGACAACCCACCCGTCACCCAAGAACAAACCGGGCCACCGCCACATTTCCGCTCCGTCATCTCCGTCCCCCCCGTCCTGAACCGACTGGTGATTTTTTCCCCCGGGATCCTGCACAGAATCAACCCCCTAGAAGGAGAGCGCTACTCAGTGGCCGTCAATCTTTGGAGCCATGAACCCCTCACCACGCAGGAGTCAGCGCCACCGGCTTGA
- a CDS encoding LexA family protein, which yields MVLALNFQRIPRPLHASRPQQILPLVSERVPAGFPSPADDYVEMGIDLNEQLIRHPGSTFFLKVSGESMTEAGIHDGDLLVVDRSLDPRPGRVVVAVLDGAFTLKRLARHHGRLRLEAAHPDYPPLELQHCSDVQIWGIAIYVIHPL from the coding sequence TTGGTCTTGGCCTTGAACTTCCAGCGCATCCCGCGACCGCTACACGCCAGCCGGCCGCAGCAGATCCTCCCTTTGGTGAGCGAGCGCGTTCCAGCCGGGTTCCCGTCCCCGGCCGACGATTACGTGGAGATGGGCATTGACCTCAATGAGCAATTAATCCGCCATCCCGGCAGCACCTTTTTCTTGAAAGTGAGCGGCGAATCGATGACGGAAGCCGGCATCCATGACGGCGACTTGCTGGTCGTCGACCGCAGCCTCGACCCACGGCCCGGACGCGTCGTCGTAGCCGTGCTGGACGGGGCCTTCACGCTGAAACGCTTGGCCCGTCATCACGGGCGTCTCCGACTGGAAGCGGCCCATCCGGACTACCCACCTTTGGAACTCCAACACTGCAGTGATGTGCAGATCTGGGGCATCGCCATTTATGTCATCCATCCCCTCTGA
- a CDS encoding Y-family DNA polymerase, with protein sequence MAQVTALIDGNNFYASCEQSLDPALIGRPVVVLSNNDGCIVARSAEARELGIAMGTPYFKARRELARQNVVVRSSNYALYADMSQRMMSLLEAHCDDVEIYSIDEAFGRLRRPNNGELIPWARQLRARVRQNLGLPIAIGLGASKSQAKLANRLAKAVPNHAGVFDFGTCHNPDQWLETIAIEDVWGIGRQLAAWCQRRGISNARQLRDMPQGELKAKCGVVGLRLQWELRGYACLPMDLAPAAKQETCVSRSFSQPVTTREELRQSIATYVVRAAEKLRKQQQRTSALTIYTRTSPFKPNFYSRAASRQLDVPSNDTAVLLQAALPLVDHIFRPHRPLAKAGVLMQHLQGIDTLQSHLLVPMSAEQQDKRESLMQTIDQLNRRYGRGSVHWAACGLEPGWAMRRDQLSRAATTRLRDIPVVRA encoded by the coding sequence ATGGCTCAGGTCACCGCCCTCATTGACGGGAACAATTTCTATGCCTCCTGCGAACAGAGCCTGGACCCAGCCCTGATTGGTCGGCCGGTGGTGGTGCTTTCCAATAACGACGGTTGCATCGTGGCTCGAAGTGCCGAAGCGCGGGAACTTGGCATCGCCATGGGGACCCCATATTTCAAAGCCAGGCGCGAGCTAGCCCGCCAAAACGTTGTGGTGCGGAGCTCGAACTATGCGCTCTACGCCGATATGAGCCAACGGATGATGAGCCTGCTGGAAGCCCATTGCGACGACGTTGAGATCTATTCCATCGATGAAGCCTTTGGACGCCTAAGGCGGCCCAACAATGGAGAGCTCATTCCCTGGGCGCGCCAGCTTCGCGCACGGGTACGCCAAAACCTGGGACTCCCCATTGCGATCGGATTGGGCGCGAGCAAAAGTCAAGCCAAACTGGCCAACCGCCTGGCAAAAGCGGTCCCCAATCATGCGGGGGTCTTCGATTTCGGGACTTGCCACAACCCAGATCAATGGCTGGAAACGATTGCGATCGAAGACGTTTGGGGGATCGGCCGGCAATTGGCGGCGTGGTGCCAGCGGAGAGGAATCAGCAACGCACGCCAACTGAGGGATATGCCCCAAGGAGAGCTCAAAGCGAAATGTGGCGTGGTGGGATTACGACTGCAATGGGAACTGCGGGGATATGCCTGCCTGCCCATGGATTTGGCACCCGCAGCCAAACAAGAAACATGCGTGAGCCGTAGCTTCAGCCAACCGGTGACCACCCGCGAAGAGCTGCGCCAGTCGATCGCGACGTATGTGGTGCGCGCAGCCGAAAAATTGCGTAAGCAACAGCAACGCACATCGGCCCTCACGATCTACACCCGCACAAGTCCCTTCAAGCCCAACTTTTACAGCCGTGCTGCCAGTCGCCAATTGGATGTACCCAGCAACGACACCGCCGTTCTGCTCCAAGCGGCGCTGCCCCTGGTCGACCACATCTTTCGTCCGCACCGTCCCCTCGCCAAAGCGGGGGTGTTGATGCAACACCTCCAGGGCATCGACACCCTTCAATCCCACTTGTTGGTACCGATGAGTGCCGAGCAACAAGACAAACGGGAGAGCCTGATGCAAACCATCGACCAACTCAACCGACGCTATGGGCGAGGCTCCGTGCACTGGGCCGCCTGTGGGCTGGAACCTGGATGGGCCATGCGTCGCGACCAATTGAGTCGTGCCGCGACAACCCGTTTGAGGGATATTCCTGTGGTCCGGGCTTAA
- the dnaG gene encoding DNA primase has translation MVNARLHPRTIEAVKERADIVDVVGEHVVLKKKGREFVGICPFHDDSKPSMTVSPAKQFYYCFSCGAGGNSIKFLMEFQRQSFSDVVLDLARRYQLPIETVDGPQQERLRQQLSRRDKLQRALALASGWFRSQLRSPAGQEALNYLTEQRGLSPAVQDAFELGYAPDQWDGLLKHLQQVEGLAPELLESAGLVVPRKGGNGFYDRFRHRVIVPIHDRQGRVIGFGGRSLDGSEPKYLNSPETEVFEKGKHLFGLDKASNAIRKDDRAVVVEGYFDVIALHAAGITNAVASLGTALSSQQITQLCRVTDSKRIVLNFDADGAGVRAANRAIGEVEQLSLQGQLELRVLHLPTGKDPDEFLKDHGAGDYRALLDQAPLWLDWQIEQALADRDLSRADQFQQAVSSLVALLGKLPQSAVRTHYLQRVAERLSGGQGRLALQLEEDLRQQVKGQRWHGRSSRHEQPGEISQRERSEADLLRLYLHCPRHRAVIRQELRQRELEDFAIQHHRHLWAAITELEETNLGVGRLEAISRRDDAGDGLDDLDLPRLLTDQLLLENSALVSRLTPLLEPGELQRVSLAEPLELLRGTAALLERQKSLKRCRHLLEAWGGQRLQTLESCIAVLIDQIQQTTEPHDTTDMEMRIQALFDDLNRDALRYQELYYTERKHISHLDEQRCAGYSAGEQLPA, from the coding sequence ATGGTCAACGCCCGCTTACATCCACGAACGATCGAGGCCGTGAAGGAGCGGGCCGACATCGTTGACGTGGTTGGTGAGCACGTTGTTCTGAAGAAAAAGGGACGCGAGTTCGTCGGCATCTGCCCTTTCCATGACGACAGCAAACCGTCGATGACGGTGTCTCCCGCTAAACAGTTCTACTACTGCTTCTCCTGCGGGGCCGGGGGTAACTCCATCAAGTTTTTGATGGAGTTTCAGCGTCAGAGCTTCAGCGATGTGGTGCTGGATCTGGCGCGCCGCTACCAGCTACCGATTGAGACGGTTGATGGCCCGCAGCAGGAGCGATTACGCCAACAGCTCTCGCGTCGCGACAAGCTCCAACGCGCTTTGGCCCTCGCCTCTGGCTGGTTTCGTAGTCAGTTGCGGAGTCCGGCTGGTCAGGAGGCGCTCAACTACCTCACCGAACAACGTGGACTGAGTCCGGCCGTTCAGGACGCGTTCGAGCTGGGTTACGCCCCTGATCAATGGGATGGCCTGCTGAAGCATCTGCAGCAGGTGGAGGGACTGGCTCCGGAATTGCTCGAATCTGCTGGATTGGTGGTTCCTCGTAAGGGAGGTAATGGGTTCTATGACCGTTTTCGTCATCGCGTCATCGTGCCGATTCACGACCGTCAGGGGCGTGTGATCGGTTTTGGCGGTCGCAGCCTCGATGGCAGCGAGCCGAAGTATCTCAACTCCCCAGAAACAGAGGTGTTTGAGAAGGGAAAACACCTCTTTGGCCTTGATAAGGCATCCAATGCCATCCGAAAGGATGACCGCGCCGTAGTTGTTGAAGGGTATTTCGATGTCATCGCCCTTCACGCTGCCGGAATCACCAATGCGGTGGCGTCTCTCGGGACGGCCCTCAGCAGTCAACAAATCACCCAGCTGTGTCGCGTTACCGACAGCAAGCGCATCGTGCTCAATTTCGATGCTGATGGTGCTGGGGTTCGTGCGGCGAATCGAGCGATCGGTGAGGTGGAGCAACTCTCGCTTCAGGGCCAATTGGAGCTGCGGGTTCTCCACTTGCCCACGGGTAAGGATCCTGATGAGTTCCTCAAAGACCACGGCGCTGGCGATTACCGGGCGCTGTTGGATCAGGCACCGCTCTGGCTCGACTGGCAGATCGAGCAGGCCCTGGCTGATCGCGATCTGAGTCGTGCTGATCAATTTCAGCAAGCGGTCAGTTCGCTGGTGGCGTTGTTGGGGAAACTGCCTCAGTCGGCTGTGCGCACGCATTACCTCCAGCGGGTGGCTGAGCGGCTGAGCGGAGGTCAGGGACGCCTTGCCTTGCAGCTCGAGGAAGACCTGCGTCAACAAGTGAAGGGTCAGCGTTGGCATGGTCGATCCAGTCGTCATGAGCAGCCCGGTGAGATCAGCCAGCGGGAGCGGTCCGAAGCCGATCTTCTGCGGTTGTACCTGCACTGCCCTCGCCATCGGGCTGTGATTCGTCAGGAGTTGCGTCAGCGGGAGCTGGAGGATTTCGCCATCCAGCACCATCGCCATCTTTGGGCTGCCATTACGGAACTCGAGGAAACGAATCTGGGGGTGGGTCGATTGGAGGCGATTAGCCGTCGTGATGATGCCGGAGATGGTTTGGATGACCTGGATCTACCCCGTTTGTTGACCGATCAACTCCTGCTGGAAAACAGTGCTTTGGTCTCGCGTCTCACACCCTTGCTGGAACCGGGAGAGCTCCAACGGGTGTCGTTAGCCGAGCCGCTGGAGCTCTTGCGTGGCACAGCAGCGCTGTTGGAGCGTCAGAAAAGTTTGAAGCGCTGCCGCCATCTCTTGGAGGCATGGGGTGGGCAGCGGCTGCAAACGTTGGAGTCTTGTATCGCTGTGCTGATCGATCAGATTCAGCAGACCACAGAACCCCACGACACGACGGATATGGAGATGCGAATCCAGGCGTTATTCGATGATTTGAATCGTGATGCTCTGCGTTATCAAGAGCTTTATTACACCGAGCGTAAGCATATTTCTCATCTGGATGAGCAGCGTTGTGCGGGCTACTCCGCGGGTGAGCAGCTGCCGGCCTGA
- a CDS encoding DMT family transporter: protein MPDHQTASPWWASEQAKGSRSLILSSLAFSLMTVCVKQLNGRIPVTEIVLVRAIVSLALTGMGLRLAGVKPWGTAKARGLLFARGIAGSIALLCFFQAIEKLPLAAATVLQYTYPTFTALAALFLLGESLRKRIVLAVLMGWVGITFVVQPDWLTGDVQALPLIPALIGILGALFTALAYVSVRRLSATEHPLVIILYFPLISVPITLPWVIGTGVWPMGMEWIWLLGIGVFTQLGQIWVTDGLRRLPAARATSINYIQVVFAASWGWLWFSESISLWQIGGGGLVLIATMISLSAKNNQPT from the coding sequence ATGCCTGACCACCAGACGGCCTCCCCTTGGTGGGCCAGTGAGCAGGCAAAAGGCAGCCGCTCCCTGATTCTCAGTTCGCTTGCCTTCAGTCTGATGACCGTCTGCGTCAAGCAACTGAATGGCCGAATCCCCGTCACTGAAATCGTGCTCGTTCGCGCGATCGTCAGCCTGGCTCTCACCGGGATGGGCTTGCGATTGGCGGGGGTTAAGCCATGGGGCACAGCCAAAGCCCGAGGGCTGCTCTTCGCAAGAGGGATCGCAGGGAGCATTGCGTTGCTGTGCTTTTTTCAGGCCATCGAAAAACTGCCCCTCGCCGCTGCAACGGTGTTGCAATACACCTACCCAACGTTCACCGCCCTCGCCGCCCTGTTTTTGCTCGGCGAATCCCTGCGCAAAAGGATTGTTCTTGCGGTGTTGATGGGCTGGGTTGGCATCACGTTTGTGGTTCAACCGGACTGGTTGACCGGTGACGTTCAAGCGTTGCCGCTGATACCAGCTCTCATCGGCATTTTGGGTGCGCTATTCACAGCCTTGGCTTATGTGAGTGTGCGCCGGTTATCGGCCACCGAACACCCCCTGGTGATCATTTTGTATTTCCCACTCATTTCTGTTCCGATCACCCTCCCCTGGGTAATCGGAACAGGGGTTTGGCCAATGGGAATGGAGTGGATATGGCTTCTGGGCATTGGCGTGTTCACGCAGTTAGGCCAAATCTGGGTGACGGATGGGCTGCGTCGCCTCCCCGCAGCAAGGGCCACATCGATCAACTACATCCAGGTAGTTTTTGCCGCGAGCTGGGGTTGGTTGTGGTTTTCTGAATCGATCAGCCTTTGGCAAATTGGCGGGGGAGGACTCGTTTTAATCGCAACAATGATCAGCCTATCTGCAAAAAATAATCAACCAACTTGA
- the ruvA gene encoding Holliday junction branch migration protein RuvA translates to MIGWLQGRHMECWTQGNRSGVLLVCAGVGYEVQLTSRHQKQLQPDSELTLWIHQVQREDGSSLFGFPSRQERDLFRLLIGVNGVGPQAGLALLHECKPQELVAAISGGDLKRLCQAQGIGKRTAERLAVDLRTPIAAFGGLEPQPSLVEGLASEQIPEAGEDVEATLISLGYDELEIRRAIRAIADGASGVPPSGTDQDGWLRSCLQWLSRESA, encoded by the coding sequence ATGATCGGCTGGCTGCAAGGACGGCACATGGAGTGCTGGACCCAGGGGAATCGCAGCGGAGTGCTGCTGGTGTGTGCGGGGGTGGGCTATGAGGTGCAACTCACCTCACGCCATCAAAAACAACTCCAGCCTGACAGTGAACTCACCCTTTGGATCCACCAAGTGCAACGGGAGGATGGCAGCAGTTTATTTGGCTTCCCCTCTCGCCAAGAACGGGACCTGTTTCGCCTTCTGATCGGCGTCAATGGCGTTGGGCCCCAAGCCGGTTTAGCCCTTCTCCATGAATGCAAGCCACAAGAATTGGTCGCAGCGATTAGCGGTGGAGACCTCAAACGGCTTTGCCAAGCCCAGGGCATCGGCAAACGCACGGCCGAGCGTCTCGCCGTCGACCTGCGCACCCCGATCGCGGCATTCGGCGGACTCGAGCCCCAACCATCCCTCGTGGAGGGACTGGCATCCGAGCAAATCCCCGAAGCGGGAGAGGACGTTGAGGCAACGCTGATCAGCCTGGGCTACGACGAACTCGAAATTCGCCGCGCCATACGCGCTATTGCCGATGGAGCCAGTGGTGTGCCGCCCTCAGGCACCGATCAAGACGGTTGGCTACGGAGCTGTCTTCAATGGCTGAGCAGGGAATCCGCTTAA
- the rpsO gene encoding 30S ribosomal protein S15, giving the protein MSLDTTEKQQLINTHQTHGTDTGSAEVQVAMLSERINRLSGHLQNNIHDFSSRQGLLKMIGRRKRLLNYMRSKSEQRYSETISKLGIRG; this is encoded by the coding sequence ATGTCGCTTGATACCACCGAAAAGCAACAGCTGATCAACACCCATCAGACCCACGGCACCGACACCGGCTCCGCTGAGGTTCAGGTGGCCATGTTGAGTGAGCGCATTAATCGCCTCAGCGGCCATCTTCAGAACAACATCCACGACTTCTCATCCCGTCAGGGACTGCTGAAGATGATTGGACGCCGCAAGCGTCTGCTCAACTACATGCGCAGCAAGAGCGAGCAGCGCTACAGCGAGACCATTTCCAAGCTGGGCATCCGCGGCTGA
- a CDS encoding PAM68 family protein, which produces MAEQRSPLPFEPKGSGKAAKEPAGTKQEAIPRYVADRMARRVAVFTGLPSLAGMGVFVASYFVVTRDLAEIPPGATLVGSGFFFVLGLVGLSVGVLTASWDKEPGTLLGFENFKPNVQRMRESIRAQKQTKANSKDQ; this is translated from the coding sequence ATGGCTGAGCAACGCAGCCCGCTTCCCTTTGAGCCAAAAGGCTCAGGGAAAGCGGCAAAAGAACCCGCTGGGACGAAGCAAGAAGCCATTCCCCGTTACGTCGCAGACCGCATGGCCCGTCGCGTCGCCGTGTTCACAGGATTGCCGTCCCTTGCGGGTATGGGCGTCTTTGTTGCCAGCTATTTCGTTGTGACACGAGATCTTGCCGAGATACCGCCCGGAGCAACGTTGGTTGGATCAGGTTTTTTCTTTGTTCTTGGTTTGGTTGGCTTGAGCGTGGGGGTTCTAACGGCCAGCTGGGACAAGGAACCTGGAACTCTTCTGGGATTCGAAAATTTCAAGCCAAACGTTCAACGCATGCGTGAATCGATTCGGGCGCAAAAGCAAACAAAGGCAAACTCAAAAGATCAATAA